A window of the Cryptosporidium parvum Iowa II chromosome 7, whole genome shotgun sequence genome harbors these coding sequences:
- a CDS encoding cAMP-dependent protein kinase regulatory subunit has translation NFYSASSVDAVHPKKSSGKEDKRKKTSGTSSGSESESDSDDVRDNIEIPKNFLARGPRTSVSAEAYGAWNKMKDFTPPSYPKTKEQEKRIREKLLESFMFTSLDDDELKTVILACVETSVKKDTEIITQGDNGDKLYIIDQGVVECYKKTSTEPRKHLCDLNPGDAFGELALLYNCPRAASVVAKTDCLLWALDRETFNHIVKGSASKRISTYETFLKEVEILKTMDVYELNKLTMVLKSSIFEDGQEIIKQGEQGDTFYLIITGNAVALKDNVEVMSYKRGDYFGELALLRNAPRAATVKARGRCKVAYLDRKAFKRVLGPIEDILKRNTDKYKTVIKKITTKV, from the coding sequence aatttttatagTGCTTCCAGTGTGGATGCAGTACATCCAAAGAAGTCCTCTGGGAAGGAGGATAAAAGGAAAAAGACTAGCGGAACATCTTCGGGATCAGAAAGTGAATCGGATAGTGATGATGTAAgagataatattgaaataccAAAGAACTTCTTAGCCAGAGGGCCCAGAACAAGTGTGAGCGCTGAAGCTTATGGTGCATGGAACAAGATGAAGGATTTTACTCCTCCAAGCTACCCAAAAACAAAGGAGCAGGAAAAGCGTATTCGTGAAAAGCTGTTAGAAAGCTTTATGTTTACGAGTttagatgatgatgaattgAAAACAGTAATTTTAGCTTGCGTGGAAACTTCAGTAAAGAAGGACACTGAAATTATAACTCAAGGCGATAATGGagataaattatatataatagaTCAAGGAGTAGTGGAGTGCTACAAAAAAACTAGTACTGAGCCAAGGAAACATCTTTGCGACCTAAACCCTGGAGATGCATTTGGAGAACTAGCTCTTTTGTATAACTGCCCAAGAGCAGCAAGCGTTGTTGCAAAAACTGATTGTTTGTTATGGGCCTTAGATAGAGAAACATTTAATCACATAGTTAAGGGTTCAGCATCAAAGAGAATTAGTACTTACGAAACCTTCCTTAAAGAAGTTGAAATACTTAAGACTATGGATGTTTATGAATTGAACAAGTTAACTATGGTCTTAAAGAGTTCAATCTTTGAGGATGGACAAGAAATCATCAAGCAAGGAGAACAGGGAGATACATTTTACTTAATCATTACAGGTAATGCTGTAGCTCTTAAAGACAACGTTGAAGTGATGAGCTACAAGAGAGGTGATTATTTTGGAGAACTGGCTTTATTAAGAAACGCGCCGAGAGCTGCTACAGTTAAGGCACGAGGAAGATGTAAAGTTGCTTATCTTGACAGAAAGGCATTCAAAAGAGTTTTAGGCCctattgaagatattttaaagaGAAACACAGACAAGTACAAGACagtaattaaaaaaatcacCACAAAGGTATAG
- a CDS encoding 40S ribosomal protein S14, with amino-acid sequence VREGQTNFAVAHIFASFNDTFIHVTDLSGRETIVRVTGGMKVKADRDENSPYAAMMAAVDVAQKCKEFGIHALHIKLRAVGGVKSKTMGPGAQSALRALARAGMKIGRIEDVTPIPTDSTRRKGGRRGRRL; translated from the coding sequence gTTCGTGAGGGACAAACAAACTTCGCTGTGGCTCATATATTCGCCTCTTTCAATGATACATTCATTCACGTAACTGACTTGTCAGGAAGAGAAACCATCGTAAGAGTTACTGGTGGAATGAAGGTTAAAGCAGATCGTGATGAAAACTCTCCATATGCAGCTATGATGGCAGCTGTTGATGTTGCTCAAAAATGCAAGGAATTCGGAATTCATGCTTTACATATTAAGCTCAGAGCTGTTGGTGGAGTCAAGTCAAAGACAATGGGTCCGGGAGCTCAATCAGCTCTTAGAGCTTTAGCTCGTGCTGGAATGAAGATTGGCCGTATCGAGGATGTTACTCCAATTCCAACTGATAGCACCAGAAGAAAAGGTGGTAGACGTGGTCGTCGTTTGTAA
- a CDS encoding SprT family metallopeptidase, producing the protein MRPSLLLGSSVRRKNCIKNYLVSSDTEIEDENNNINTPVKNLTIKLKEEHYYSDNSNINECSSRPSISLATSVRRKVYHIDSSEDSYTEDVNLSYLNSNPSTFTSDILENLHESPTQPCIHYKSEFEPNNNPSSNYSSIGSRRRNCIFSSEEEDIIPLSSRPSIKYQSSVRRKNNSRKIFTIIDSDSEDELSNNAASKRSSFCLGPELICEPNILNCTPEQHNIWRSFDSDLEIDETNVSIDTLQELEWKTAISSSDFEDEEVERKHLTGYQSEEIEYEDKTGEYQNTPRMDEKEVLPEKYSLFSDEDIEDQKSDLEEIKENVSSKDLNSNQVTNLTKEIPLKNKSEKFGAFIRQRSSIAKYWYQKFNKQVFHNRLPEEVPIKWTGRLQRTAAQTLFITNIDGSKRVVIKLSKYVLDCEFRLKKTLLHECCHVAQFLLDSCIRPPHGQIFMKWGKVATKVFPDLKVEIYHNYEIIYKYRYQCLRCFQMFGRQTKINDETKIVCSVCNGTVIFIGRGTLSNSRKEFQVKAQNPPNTQKSKSNPYSEFVKEKFAEFKKDIRDGRTPSRRAPSIMKEIAKLWKQKKSEDLIQDFEKLSINN; encoded by the coding sequence ATGCGTCCATCTCTACTTTTGGGGAGTTCTGtgagaagaaaaaattgcATAAAAAACTACTTGGTATCCTCAGATActgaaattgaagatgaaaataataacataAATACTCCTGTAAAAAATCTAACTATAAAGTTAAAAGAGGAGCACTATTATAGTGATAATTCAAACATTAATGAATGCTCCTCAAGACCATCAATAAGCTTAGCAACATCTGTTAGAAGAAAAGTGTATCACATAGACTCCAGCGAAGATAGCTATACAGAAGACGTAAACTTAAGCTATTTAAACAGTAATCCAAGTACTTTTACATCTGATATACTGGAAAATCTCCATGAGTCCCCAACTCAGCCTTGTATTCACTATAAAAGTGAATTTGAGCCAAATAACAATCCCTCTTCTAATTACTCAAGTATTGGAAGTAGAAGGAGAAACTGTATATTTAGTAGCgaagaagaagatattaTCCCGTTATCTTCGAGGCCTTCAATTAAATATCAGTCTTCAGTTAGAAGGAAAAacaattcaagaaaaatttTTACAATAATTGATTCAGATTCTGAAGATGAGTTAAGCAATAATGCAGCAAGCAAAAGATCGTCTTTTTGTCTAGGCCCAGAACTAATCTGTGAGCCAAATATTCTCAACTGTACACCAGAACAACACAATATCTGGAGGTCATTTGACTCTGATTTAGAAATAGATGAAACAAATGTTTCTATAGATACTCTACAAGAATTGGAGTGGAAAACAGCTATTTCATCTTCAGActttgaagatgaagaagtGGAAAGAAAACATCTGACTGGTTATCAGTCTGAGGAAATTGAATATGAAGACAAAACTGGAGAATATCAAAATACTCCCAGAATGGATGAAAAAGAAGTATTACCAGAAAAATATAGTTTATTTAGTGATGAAGATATAGAAGATCAAAAGTCTGATTTGGAGGAGATCAAGGAAAATGTTAGCTCAAAAGATCTGAACTCTAATCAAGTGACAAACTTGACAAAAGAAATCCccttgaaaaataaatccGAAAAATTTGGAGCATTCATAAGACAAAGATCATCAATTGCAAAATATTGGTACCAAAAGTTTAATAAGCAAGTTTTCCATAATAGGCTTCCAGAGGAAGTTCCAATTAAATGGACAGGAAGGCTTCAAAGAACAGCAGCTCAAACACtttttattactaatatAGATGGTTCTAAAAGAGTGGTAATTAAGCTTTCAAAGTATGTTTTGGATTGTGAATTCAGATTAAAGAAAACACTGTTACATGAATGTTGTCATGTAGCtcaatttttattagatTCTTGTATTAGGCCTCCTCATGgacaaatatttatgaaaTGGGGAAAAGTAGCTACAAAAGTGTTTCCTGACTTAAAAGTTGAAATATACCATAAttatgaaataatatacaaATACAGATATCAATGTTTAAGATGTTTTCAGATGTTTGGAAGACAAACCAAAATAAATGATGAAACCAAGATTGTTTGTTCAGTCTGTAATGGTAcagtaatatttattggaaGAGGAACTTTAAGCAATAGTAGGAAGGAATTTCAAGTAAAAGCACAGAACCCTCCAAATACACAGAAGAGTAAATCCAACCCTTACTCTGAGTTTGTAAAGGAGAAGTTTGCAGAGTTCAAGAAGGATATTAGGGATGGCAGAACCCCCTCCAGAAGAGCTCCAAGCATAATGAAAGAAATTGCAAAGCTTTGGAAACAAAAAAAGTCTGAAGATTTGATTCAAGACTTCGAAAAGCTTTCCATAAACAATTAG
- a CDS encoding methyltransferase-related: HCNPLADNFMIHPLSPDYIDWELHYPNYYSDQEGFKKELHLNTKKYPIKYSENKILSEKSVAISKHLKILDIGCGYGGLLVWLSEHFKDKLALGLEIREKVTNYVGERILSMQQNGTGKNISVVKTNAMKYLPNYITKHQLEMIFICFPDPHFKKRNWRRRIVSYSTVPLYWYLLQEGGLIYIVTDVYDYYVWAVKVMDTYKTLFERIPDDELSSDPCVTAIKTSTEEAKKVERSNSPAYSCVYKTIPVEF; the protein is encoded by the exons CACTGTAATCCATTGGCTGACAATTTTATGATACACCCATTAAGTCCAGATTACATTGACTGGGAATTACATTatccaaattattattctgaTCAGGAAGGATTTAAAAAGGAGCTTCATCTAAATACTAAGAAGTACCCCATAAAATACAGtgaaaacaaaattttaaGTGAAAAAAGTGTAGCAATTTCGAAACATTTAAAGATATTAGATATTGGATGTGGATATGGAGGATTACTAGTTTGGTTGAGCGAGCATTTTAAAGACAAGCTTGCATTAGGGTTAGAGATTAGAGAGAAAGTAACTAATTACGTAGGGGAAAGAATACTTTCAATGCAACAAAATGGTACTGGAAAGAATATCAGTGTAGTTAAAACGAATgcaatgaaatatttaccAAATTACATTACAAAACATCAGTTAGAAatgatttttatttgtttccCAGATCCacatttcaaaaaaagaaactgGAGAAGAAGAATTGTGAG TTACTCAACTGTTCCTTTGTATTGGTACTTATTACAAGAGGGAGGATTGATTTATATAGTAACCGATGTATATGACTATTATGTTTGGGCAGTTAAGGTGATGGATACCTATAAGACGTTGTTTGAGAGAATTCCAGATGATGAATTAAGTTCAGATCCTTGTGTAACTGCAATCAAAACAAGCACGGAAGAAGCAAAGAAAGTAGAAAGGTCAAATTCTCCAGCATACTCGTGTGTATATAAAACTATTCCTGTTGAGTTCTGA
- a CDS encoding fkbp produces the protein MFKLIGFTLSTKGSKNNNKFEFSEFGLTLSHITLTEGTQVSVYVKFPTDQGYPQDDLIVATVTKSQPNACIHQQEFPTGSTLYCKGSGVVDCIANLPVQDCCEDGCCEANHSDDEESEISSLEGDESEKQVEDIEMKNFDSESESDSLSTASEKEPQKGGKKVIKTIEKVKAEDKKKASALTKDIKNVQNDIISPGFKKEFPNGLKYEVLSISKNVKSDIPQIALVGSKVNVKYEGRLAKTGKKFDSGNLSFTIGSGQVVPGFDQGVKGMIVTETRRVFIPSKLGYGARGCPPVIPKNADLVFEITLLSTKH, from the coding sequence ATGTTTAAGTTAATCGGATTTACTTTGTCAACAAAGGGTTCAAAgaacaataataaatttgagtTCAGCGAATTTGGCTTAACCTTGTCACATATTACATTAACAGAAGGTACTCAAGTTAGTGTATATGTCAAGTTTCCAACCGATCAGGGATATCCACAGGACGATTTAATCGTAGCGACAGTAACTAAGTCTCAACCAAATGCATGTATTCATCAACAAGAATTTCCGACAGGCTCAACATTGTACTGTAAAGGAAGTGGTGTAGTTGATTGCATTGCAAATCTACCAGTGCAAGACTGTTGTGAAGATGGATGCTGTGAAGCTAACCATtctgatgatgaagaatcTGAAATTTCTTCACTTGAAGGTGATGAATCAGAGAAGCAAGTAGAGGATAttgaaatgaaaaatttcGATTCAGAATCAGAGTCTGATTCATTATCAACAGCTTCAGAGAAAGAGCCACAGAAAGGTGGGAAAAAAGTTATCAAAACAATAGAAAAAGTAAAGGCtgaagataaaaaaaaagcttCTGCTTTGACAAAAGACATAAAGAACGTTCAGaatgatattatttctcCAGGATTCAAGAAAGAGTTTCCAAATGGATTGAAATATGAAGTTTTAtctatttcaaagaatGTGAAATCAGATATTCCTCAGATTGCTCTAGTAGGAAGCAAAGTTAATGTTAAATATGAAGGTAGATTAGCAAAAACCGGCAAAAAGTTTGATAGTGGAAATCTTTCATTTACTATTGGAAGCGGACAGGTAGTTCCTGGATTTGATCAGGGAGTTAAGGGAATGATAGTAACAGAAACTAGAAGAGTATTCATTCCTTCAAAACTAGGATATGGTGCAAGAGGATGTCCTCCTGTAATACCCAAGAATGCCGACTTAGTTTTTGAAATCACATTGCTTAGTACTAaacattaa
- a CDS encoding GTP-binding nuclear protein ran/tc4: MAAQAPEFKLALVGDGGVGKTTLVKRHLTGEFEKKYIPTIGVEVHPLKFNTDFGPLIFNVWDTAGQEKFGGLRDGYYIKGQCAIIMFDVTSRITYKNVPNWHRDIVRVCENIPIVLVGNKVDVKDRQVKARQIQYHRKRNLQYYDISARSNYNFEKPFLWLARRLTNQPALQLVGQHAKAPEVNIDPTLVAQAERELSEAANAPIEDDDEDL, encoded by the coding sequence ATGGCAGCTCAAGCACCAGAATTCAAGCTTGCATTGGTTGGTGATGGAGGCGTTGGTAAAACTACACTTGTAAAACGCCACTTAACTGGAGAGtttgaaaagaaatatattcctACTATTGGCGTTGAAGTACATCCATTGAAGTTTAACACAGATTTTGGTCCATTAATCTTCAATGTTTGGGATACTGCAGGCCAGGAGAAATTTGGTGGGCTCAGAGATGGTTATTATATAAAGGGGCAATGTGCTATTATTATGTTCGACGTTACTTCCAGAATTACATACAAGAATGTTCCAAATTGGCACAGAGATATTGTTCGCGTCTGCGAAAACATTCCAATCGTTTTGGTTGGAAACAAAGTTGACGTTAAGGATAGACAGGTTAAGGCAAGACAAATTCAATATCATAGAAAGCGTAACCTCCAGTATTACGATATTTCTGCAAGAAGTAACTACAACTTTGAGAAACCATTCTTGTGGTTGGCAAGAAGATTGACAAATCAGCCAGCTTTGCAATTGGTTGGTCAGCATGCAAAAGCTCCGGAAGTTAATATTGACCCAACTCTCGTTGCTCAAGCTGAGAGAGAATTAAGTGAGGCAGCAAATGCACcaattgaagatgatgacGAAGacctttaa